The window CCGTTACGCTCGCTAGGGAATATACATGTCTGGTGAAGAATATTCCTACTGGTACCCAAGCTAGGACTCGGCTAATTCAGACGACGATCAGAAAATCAGTCCAAAAAATCACTATCGATCATCGTATGAGAGCAAAATCGGATCAAAATGAGTGTGATCGATCCACAGACGTGATACCAAAACTCACAAGGCATCCTTGACACCCTTATGACGGAAGAATGAACCTGCTTTTGACATCTAATTTTAACCTGCTGTTCTGGATTAGTGAGTCTGTCGGTCTAATCTTTTCCAGTAAGTGACTTAAGGATAGCTCGTCTGGTCTCCGTTCTTGTCGGTCTTTCTCTCGTGTTCTCGTCAAGCCGGGTGGGTATATATCTACGGATAGATGTATACCAGCACCTTGTCAGATCCCTCAATGTTATCGATATTCAGATGGTTAGATGTCGGATCACGTGATACGGAAAATACCGGTAAAGTCGTAAAGTCAAAAGAcatacatcttctccttctctctttaGCTTGTCCTTTCTTCACTTGTCTCGTTCTCAATCACaccatctcaatcatcatcaacaagagaaggaagatttcgCAGAGATGACCACCTGTGCTGGATGtggtgagaaagaagcttcGAGGTTGGAATGTCCCAATTGCAAAAAGTGAGGGTATATCTTACTCAACATAAACATAACGAAAGGTGTAACCCTGTTGGTCGTGTGCTGTGCTAATACTTGTGATGGAACAGATTGGGCATAGCAGGTAGTTTCTTCTGTGATCAGGATTGTTTCAAGAAGAATTGTGAGTATTAGCCGTTGTCTTGCGTTCGGCTCTTTTGTGCACAGCTGATAATACTCATTTCCCAATGTCTAGGGGTAAGCTATCACATGAATCCGAATTTTACATTCCCCTtagtcaaagctgatgagaAGGCTAATTAGACAAACCATAAAGCTATACATAGTATAGTCCAGCTAGCCGCTCAGAATGAAGCCAATAGTGAGCTCTCATCTCCAAGTCCATTGCAAAGTAATGATTTATAAGACCTGTGATCAATATGTACATAGAAGAATCAACTTTACCACCAAGTATGAGAAATTACAAGTTCACCGGAACATTACGTCCTGTATATCCCTTATCGCCAAAGAGGGTCGTGCCGCCTCACATCAGAAGACCGGATTATGCAGATCATCGTGAGTCTACGAGCAGAACATCCTGCAATCATGACCTTGCGGGTTATAGTGATGCTGATAGATGTCGAAATCTTTAAAGCTCAAGGTGTATCGGCTATCGAATCAACtagggagaagaggattaAGATCTTGAACAGTGAGGAGATAGAAGCTATGAGATATGTTTGTAAGGTATGTTGTGTCATAGTGACGCTTTCTTTTTTCCACCTTGTCGCCGTAAATTGTCCGTACTGTATAACGATCTCGTATCACCAGTCAACTTCTTCCATAGAGGATCTCGATACTCACGCctgtcactcacctctatcaGCTCGGACGAGAAGTATTAAATTACACAGCATCTTTCATCAAACCCGGTATAACATCCGACGAGCTAGATGCGATTTGTCATCAAGCTTGTATCGATAGAGACTGCTATCCCAGTCCGCTTAACTATGCCAAATTCCCCAAGAGTGTTTGTATAAGTGTCAACGAGGTCATCTGTCATGTGAGTTCCAGTCTCTTGCGTTGATCAATGAAAATAATAGAGGAACTGATGACCGGTTCATCTCATAGGGTATCCCTGACCAACGTCCATTAGGTAAGCTACTGGTAATCTGAGACAAGTCATAGCTGACAGATGGTCTATAGTGGAAGGAGATATTGTCAATCTCGATGTATCCTTATGTAAGTTCTTCTAATAACAATGTCTCATGTGTTTCATATGCTGATCCAAACATTGTCTTGCAGATCATGGAGGTCAGTTCGATGGTTAGTGGTCCTGATCGACTTTTCAACTGACTTTTTGGTGAAACATGATAGGCTTCCACAGTGATTTGAATGCGACGTACCCCGTCGGAAAGATAGACGATGAATCTGCCGATTTGATAGCTACAACGAAGAAGTcagtggaagaagctatggCTATTTGTAAACCCGGTGTACCATATCGAGAGATCGGTAATaagattgaagagattgTCAGACCGAAGGGTTATAGTATTGTCAGGAGATATACCGGACATGGTGTACATGAGCGTGTGAGTTTATATCTACCTTATCTGGTCGTCAGGGGAGTGGAGAGTTGAGAGGATAAGGGGCGTGAGTGGGAGGAGTATCTGAGTTACGGGAGCGGTCAGCTGATTTTGATGTGGCTCAGTTCCACTGTGAACCGAATATCGTACATTATGGAGGATCGAAGATGCCGGGTAAGATGGAAGCTGGACATGTTTTTACCATCGAACCTATGATCAATCTTGGTACAGCCAATCTCGGTGAGTTAGCCTCTTATACTGATCATTGAAGTTTCGCTAATATCGTTGTTTAGATCACTGGAAAGACGATTGGACAGCGGTGACGTTAGATGGTAGAAGGTCTGCTCAGTTTGAAGAGACTATCTTGTGAGTTTGTCTTCTGCCGCAATGTACAGTCACATAAGTTGTCATGATGCTGAGCGAAGTGTATCTGTGTTTTAGAATAACTGAAACAGGCTATGAGATCCTTACTCGACCACCCacaaccacctcatccagctcacacaagaagaaaaagaagaagtcgaaatCGAAAGCTAACGCGAATGGTACCGCGACGCCtaatgagggagatgagacTCCTGAAGTTGGAACTCCCACTGGAGAAGCTGCGGAGGGTGTGAAGGAGTTGCACGTCAATGGGTCTTAAGGTTGTTCGGGTCATCACATGTGATATAGGGATAAGTATCTTGGTGATATACTATGTGTCTTGGACTTGTGATTATCTATGCATTGCATATGTAATAAGATTATGCCTCTCTACTACCTTGATATTAAATTAAGAGATTTGAGATGTTCAGTGGTACAGTACATCTCAACCGCCTTGACCGTATTTGCTTATACGCTCATTACACTTTATCCCATTTCGTGCATAGGCCGTAGTAGTTTTATGTTTTATTTGCGAGCCAATCACTCCTCAGGTATAGTTTTTAGCTGATATAGGACATTACATATCAGCGAGTGAATTTAGTTCGAGTCTTAGTGGACGAGGTTCACACACCTGCAAACCATGTATACCCTGTATATCCTCTTTCAAGCACGCATTAACCAGCTTGTGTTGCTTTATAGTAGATAGACCTTTGAATTTGTTTGATGAAATTAAGATGGCATAGAATGAACCACATCCTCCTAAAATATTAGTCAGCAATCGAGAGATCTGATCGAATTGCGAACAAGATCTGGTAAGCTTGTCGGGTTGACTTACCAGATACATCCTGAACTTCTAGCCTTTGACCTGGGAAAGCAGATTTGAGCTTATCGTATATCGCTTGTTCACCTTTATCTAATGGGGGTGtaggagtgggagtggagTACGATCGGAATTGAGATCGGGTCTGGATGATTCgggatgacgatgatgccAATGTGGATGATCTGGGTATGACGGTAGAGGTGTTGAGGAGGGAACTTAGACGAGGGGAAAACATTCTGGAGTAAGACTATGTTGATCCCAAGTAGATATGCAGGTATGATCAGAGTGTATAGGGTAgatgagggatggaagatattAAATCCTCACCCATCGAATGAATTTGCTGTAAATTGATTTCGTTGCATAGTAGGAAGTAAAAGTGATGACGTAACCCACAACCAGAGGGTGGTCAGTGCACGCGTGTGAGCGGACAGTTGTGGTAACAACAAAGCCCATTCTTATTGTTCAAgaatataccataccatatcatatcatatataatCTATAGATAGCTATACGCAATACCTCGAACGATCAGCCGAGAGATAGTTTTTGTCTCATACATAGCAACACCAACCAGCGAGAAGAGGAACGCATGAACTTGGTGGGATCAGACTGGAAAATCATTTGAGCAAGCCCTAGACCTACGAATGTACACTACCCCACACCGACTCTCATCCACTCTACCATTACATCCTCAATAGATCAATAGACAATACAATATGGCTGATGCCAAATTATTCAGTGAGATATATCTCATACTATCTTTAGCTAGCTGACAATCAGGATTATCTCCAATCTTACCTTTTAGCTCGGGGTAAAGCCCAAGAACTCCGAGATGAACTACGAGGAGCCAACGATAAGCGAGATAAAGGTTatctgaggaagaagacagcattgaagaagattgtaGCTAATATGACGATGGGGAATGATAGTGAGCTTTTTTTTCATTCAATACACCACAGATTGCGAGATACAAAGCTGACCATCACAATGGACAGTGTCACCCTTGTTCCCTGATATTGTGCAGTGTATGCAGATACAAGTCCTGGAAATCAAGAAGAGTGAGCTATTCCATGCTGCTTCAGGGCTTTGAGCGGCATAGCTGATAGGGATATATTACATGGCAGTGGTATACTTGTATTTGGTCAACTATGGGCGACTGAGACCAGAGGAAATAACCAGTGCGATAGGTGGATTTTTATCGGTATGTGAACCTGCTCCTCTATTGCTCCAAGTCATTCTCCTTATTCTCATCATATTTGCTATGGAATTTATAGGACTGCGCGGATCGCAACCCCCTGATTCGAGGATTAGCTATTCGAACGATGTCCTCTATCCCATTGCCAGCCATAGTCAAAGCGC of the Kwoniella mangroviensis CBS 8507 chromosome 3, whole genome shotgun sequence genome contains:
- a CDS encoding methionine aminopeptidase, type I; the encoded protein is MTTCAGCGEKEASRLECPNCKKLGIAGSFFCDQDCFKKNSDNTHFPMSRAIHSIVQLAAQNEANKESTLPPSMRNYKFTGTLRPVYPLSPKRVVPPHIRRPDYADHPQGVSAIESTREKRIKILNSEEIEAMRYVCKLGREVLNYTASFIKPGITSDELDAICHQACIDRDCYPSPLNYAKFPKSVCISVNEVICHGIPDQRPLVEGDIVNLDVSLCFHSDLNATYPVGKIDDESADLIATTKKSVEEAMAICKPGVPYREIGNKIEEIVRPKGYSIVRRYTGHGVHERFHCEPNIVHYGGSKMPGKMEAGHVFTIEPMINLGTANLDHWKDDWTAVTLDGRRSAQFEETILITETGYEILTRPPTTTSSSSHKKKKKKSKSKANANGTATPNEGDETPEVGTPTGEAAEGVKELHVNGS